A window of Pithys albifrons albifrons isolate INPA30051 chromosome 19, PitAlb_v1, whole genome shotgun sequence genomic DNA:
ACCCACTCGGCACCCACCCACCAGACGTGTGGCCACGTCCTGGGACCCATCTAGGGGTGTGACAGGATGTCCCACCCCGTGCCGTGCCCACGGATTGTTTTGGAAGGCTGGGGATGCAGGTTATGCTCCCCTGCAGTGGGCACTGGCCGGACTTTGGGATGGCAGCAGGAtctgctgtgctggccctgtCCCCGCTCACTCCCGGTATGCCAGGGCCAGCTCCCTGTCCCCCGGGCGGGGCCGTGCCCAGGGTGTGCTCAGCAGCCCAGCACACACTTTCTGCCCCGTCGGCTCGCGGCACCGCGGCACTGCCGAGCGGGAGCCTGGAGCCGACAGGCGTCACAAAGATCAGCGTGGCCAAGTGACAGTCTCAGGCAGCCTGTGAAGGGTCACCCCAGggcctgccccctccccacagccctgggcagcaagGGGGTCCTGGGAGGGGGTGCAAagcccagggacccacctgcccTACTGTTGTGTATCAGAGCATCCCcaagggacaggaggagccaGGTGTGCCCCAGCAGCCCGGTGACCTGCCAAGGGACAGCAACCAGGACCACGGGCTCAGGGGACGGACACAGGACCCTTCTACAGgacacagggctgtgccatggcagtgGGGGCAGAGGCAGCCTAGTGAGCTCAGAgccaccagctgcagctgctgttgttCTCCCTGTCCCAGACAATGGTCCAATGTTCACTGCCCAGGGTGTTGTGTCCTGTCAAACACACGCACAGGACCCCATTGTGTCCCCATTGTGGCACAGTACTTTCCTGATCCCACTGGCTTCACCGGGGCGCTCCCTTTGGAAGGACAGGGGCATCCAGGCCCTCCTAGAGCTGCATAATGTTGGGGGGGGCAAATCTTTCCATCACTGGTGAGAGGTGATCCTGGCTGGTTCACTGGGCAGAGCCATGCTCTTCACCcacttgggaagggctctggggctgctcccggCTCCATTGGTGGGGCTGGAATAGGAAGGCAGtcctggcactggcagagccCCGTTATACCAGTGGCTGAACTGCGGGAAGCTGGCTGTGGAATGGGAGTgacctgccctgctctccatGCCAGGATCATCCAGGGCTATGGACACCATGCAGGGACAGGAGCCCCCAGggcactcccagccctggcccccagcccatgggagcagggacagcaagTCTTGCCTCACCAtcaccttcccctcctccctggctggcagagagggagcagggctgggggcagagcagtgtgttggcagagctgtcccttggcaggagctgcctggccAGAGGGTCCCAGCCCGGAGCCAGATCCGGCCAGCAGGAGCTCACCCgcttcctcctgccctgggcagataAAGCACGGCCACTGCAGGTGCCCAAACTCCGGCCAGGGACCAGTGCCGGGCATGATCACAGCCAGGGATGGGCTCTGAAGgtggaggcagcaggatgggggcTGGGGATTGAGGCAGCACCAGGAAACTGGTCCTGCTTGGGCAGCACCAGGAACTCATCCCTCAGGAACTCAGGCCACTGCAGTCActactatttctttttattttttgcatctGTACATCCATGGTATAAAACCTCCTGTTCCAGCTGCCTGCACCAGGCCAGTgttggcagtgcccagccccactggcCCCACAGCACCAGGACATCAGGGCTCAATGGCTCAGGGGgtttccagctgctcctcccatGGGGGACAGACCCACATTTCCATCTGCatccccaggagcagccagtgcCAGGGCTCTCTGGGGCCATCCCTGTGACCCCCAGGCTGGTTGGAGGGTCAAGCATCTGGGATGGATCcaaccatccatccatccatcccttccagggacagggagagaagctgccacagcacaggctggaggcTCTTAGTCTGCAGAAAGTCCACAAGAAAgtctgggagctggagctgcccacAGTCCCGGGCCACCTCTGAGCTCCAGAGCCAAGTTCTTCCTCATTGGAAATCTCCTCTCCATTAAAACCAAAAgtaggagaaaagaaagttaaGTACAAatcagaaaacagtaaaaaccGTACGGtggagaaaatatatatattactaAGGGGGCTAAAACTCCAAAGGCTCATCTTGTTGGATCCTAAATTGCTTTACATGGGCAGGGGACAGGAGAAAAGAGCTAATATCCAAAGTCCAACAGAAAGAACCAAAATCGAGTCTGCTTCCCCCTCCCAGGAAGTGCTGGGTGTTGGGAGATGTTGGGAATACCCTCGGCCCCAGGAGCAGATCACTGTCCTGCCACGGCACAGGGAGAGGAATGAGGGAGGAGTTGAGTCTTCCCTGGTGCCACCAGTTGCAGCATCGGGGTGTTCAGCCCCATGTCCAAGAACCGCAGGGAGAACCCTCGGCTCAGCTGCCCACCTTTATACTCTGATCTCATCATCGTCTTCATCAGCAAACGAGAACTCCCTGTCAGGGCGTTTTGGGGGCCCCCCGCGCTGGCTCGGGGGCCTGGGCACGGGGCTGCGCTCCTCGGGCCCCGAGGTGCAGCTGGACACCGGactgctgtccctggggccGCGGGCCGGGCTCTGGCTCGGCGGGGTCACCACTGCCACCACTGGGGAGCCAGGCAGGGCGgcatccccctcctcctcctcctcgtggCTCTCCTCTGCCTCGGGGTCTTCATCCTGCTCCCACTGATCCTTATCCATGATGCTCAGGACATCCCCGAGCATGGAGGGCCCCAGGTCGATGTGGAAGGACATGATGGACTCGGCGTGCTTCATGCCCGCCCCGCCCTTGGCCACCACGACGGGCAGCTCCGTGATGTCCCCAAAGTCGCGCTCGTCCAGGCTGGGGCTCAGCGGCCCCGCAGCCGCCCCGTTCGGGCGCTGCTGCTCTTCGGGGCTCATCTCCTCAGGCTTCTTGACGGGGCTGGAGGAGAGGCTCTTGGGCAGCTGCCCCGCGCTCCTGTCCACCTCCTTCTCGttgagctggggcagggacacggCGTTCTTGACGAAGAGCGCCGAGTCGCGCAGCGAGCCCAGCATGTCGCGCCGGTCCCCGCGCGTCACCGACTGTGAGCGCTTGCTGCTGCGGAAGCGGCGGGACAGCAGGCTGGGCTTGGAGGCGCCCGGCTCCTCACCTGCCTCCGGCACCGGCTCCCCGGCCTTGCTGGTGAGGAAGGAGGTGTCCCCAAAGGCATCCCCCGCGCGCCCCACGTGCATGGTGTGGCGAAAGTCCCCCAGGGGCGCGCTGATCATCTCGGCTGTCAGGTCGGCGCGCGAGCGGCGCTTGGAGTGGGCAGAGTTGGACACGAGTTGCTTGAGGATGGGCATGGTGGCGGTGAGGGGAGGCTGTGCCGAGCTGCACCGTGTCCCACCAGCCTGGCCAGTGCTCACAGCTGGGGCTCCACACTTGGGATCCCACCGGCGTCACAGACGGGTCACTCCTAGGGGAGAACAGAGAGAGACAAGGTCAGGCTTTGAGGACATGGATGGGCCTTCATCCTGTCATGCTGCAAAATGTGAACCCATGCCCACAAGCTGCTTGGTTCCGTGGGAACTACCTCCATGCAGGGCATTGTTCCATGGGGATCACATCCTCAGACAGCCCCCACCCCCAACCTCCCTTCAGGATGATACCTAATCCTGTGTCCCACATGCATGAGCACTAAAATTGATGCAGAGGAGCACCAAAAGGGATGCAGAGCACCAGTGTCCCCTCCAAAtgcagccccagcccacccGAGCGGTCGCTTCAGCCTCTGTGAGTCGCACGCCGAGAAGAtgcctgggattttttttttaattggaagaaagcagaaaggagcAGACGCCAGAAGGAATTGGAAACAGACGGCAGGAAGTGTGTGAGGAGGGCGTAGAGCCCCCGGGAGGCACCGCCAGCCGAGCAGGGGGAcgggagggagctgggatgggggaCACGCAGGTACCCCACAGGTCTGTTCATGCCTGGCAGcacggggacatggggacacagccTTGCTACACCACAAAACCCTCCATCCTCACTACTCCCCAGCGCTGAGACCACGTGTGACCATCCCCACCCTCCCCAACCACCTCATGGTCACAGCTGTGACTCAGAGGTGACAGAAATGACGAGGACGCTGGTGGAGCAGGATGTGGACTGGCATGTTACTCTTTCCCATGGCCACCTCGGTGCCACCAGCCAACCCATCCAGCCCAGTGCCAGTAGCCAGGTCGGAGGGGACAAGGACAGAGAGCACGTCACCGCATCCCGCACTTCCCATGGCGCCAGGCAGCCCCAGGTGGTCCCGGGAGAGGCTGCCGGGGAGGAAGGGCTTGTGGCCGCCCTTCCTCCCTCTGGGCACTGCCGGAGACACCACAGCCCCGTGACACGCACGGGGAAGGGATGGACGTGTCTTCTGAGCTAGTGCCACAttccccccctgcccacccagccccaggTGCAGCTGAATGGCTCGCAGGGTCGGCTGGAAGCGAGTGGTGTCCCCACAGCCCACGGGTAGTGATGGTCCCAGCATGACCCAGTTCTGCTCAGCTGGACAGcacagggagccacaggacctaccccacagctcccagcatgGCAAGGGGAGGGCTCcaccccccatccctccccaaaTCCACCTTATGACACCCCTCTGTCACCCGCAGGAGCAACAGGACCTCAGGCAGGCTGTGGCCAGGCAGGATGGACTCTGACCCCACATGGGTGCAAAGTCCTGGTGCCCAGCCCTTCCATGCATGGCTTCCTTATCGGGCTGGCCAGGGCAGGAATGCCCCATGGCTTGGCACTGGTGGTACGTGGCCACACTCCCTTGCTGGCTCCATGCAGATCCCACCACCCCAAAGAGGCACAGCCTGAGCCCTCCCCAACCCAAGGATGTGATGACACATGGAGGGTCTGGCTGGGGGAGCCCCCAGTTTagccccagcagctggaggaagagACCATGGAGCCACAGCACCTTCCTCACACCTCGAACCAGGAGCTGGGGGGATTCCTTCCCCCCTCACCACATCCCAAGGTTGCCGGACCCACTGCTTGATCAGGATCTCAGGGATCTCTCACATGCCCGACCAAGCGCCTGTGCACGGCACAAACACTTTCCCCTTCCAAAGTCTCCTTCCAGCCCGGCATTCCTCCAGCCTTTGGTTTCCCATAAAACAAACACTCCCGGCGAGCTCCCCAGCTGGGCCAGGCAACCGTGCTGCTGATTTAGGCCATCTGGGGACTGTCCCTGCCTTGTATTTAGATTTTGGGGCCAAGCTCAGCATTTGTGAGATGCTTTGCAAGCCACGGCAAAGGGGCCACGGGGAGGTTGGAGCAGGATGGGCCGTCCTGGCCATGGagctccaccaccaccacagcctCCAAACCAGCCCCATAAGCCCCCTCAATACTCCTGCCCTCAAAGCCATTTCACAGCAGCCAGAATCTCCTCTTACCCCTCGAAgttcccctcccagcccaccctgagGGGtgatggcagcacagaggggctctgctgcccacacAGTCTGGCTGTCCACCCCATCCTGCCCAggggagcaggacacagagcccttttctctcctctcgTTCAGGGAGAGCGGATCCTGTGACATTCCCGCTGCCGGCGCTTTCACAAACGAAACCAGGCCAGGCATTGCTGGCGCTGCCTCTCCAGCCACCTACCAGGGGAAGCTGCTGGTAACCCGAGAGACTTCACAGGCACctggcagcactgcccatcctggggcagcgagcccagagcacagccaagccccagcagggctttggagaaggggaggggatGAGTCCTGCAAGTGTGGATCAAGAGGGACAAAGCATACTGACAGCCCTCTGTTGCTTCCcacctgccctctgtgccctttGTTACCATGAGCTCAGCAGAGTGAGAGCCTCAGGTGCTCAGGGACACAATTGTCCCTGTAAATGAGTGCCTGCTTGCAGGACAGTAGGATCCTGCAGGCAGCGTGGAGGTGGGACAGCCCTGGCCGGCACCACATGCCCAGATGGTGCTTCCCACGAGACCACCGCCCTCCAtgctctccatctcctcctgctcagcaccagccacccgtggggagcagagggacaaGTGGCTCAAAGAAGGAGGCCCGTGAATGGGTGCACACAGGGGAAACGCTGAGTCCAGCCACGCTCCCACACATTCTGCCCCCGGCTCGTCCCGCTCACAGGCTGGGAAAGCCAAACTGGGAAAGCATCCCAGCTGGCCCGGCCGGCTCCAAACGAGCTCCCCAGCTTTGCTGTGCAGAGCACCCCAGgcagctccctgcagccccGAGATCAGAGGATGCTCTCCCCACCCTGCTGGgcgctggggcaggggctgggctgggctgatcGGGCCCCCTGCACCGCCCGGGGCCAGGGAGAACCCGCACACGGGGCAGGGAGGACACGgagcctgcccagccccactctGGGGTGCACTGCCCCTCGGGGATCCGGCGCTGGCGGCCCTTTGATGTTGGAGCCTGGCAGACGGCTGCTGGAGACAGGGCACGGATCACACCCTGtcactgccagccccaggagggGACCAAGCCGCTGTCACACCCTTGGTCGGGCTCCCCAGCGAGTCTTCCCAGGGCCCGGGGGCAGACGGGGCTGTCAGAGCGGGCAGTCTCGGCGCCCCGGTGACCGCCTCCACCCCTGCGCGGTGACAGgtctggtcctgtccctggCATCGCGacgctgctgcagctcagccgtGAGATGCATGGAGCAGTCTCTGGAAGCTGAAAAGCAACTGACTGACAGCGAGCATCAGAGCCAGGGCGGCAAGATGGCACACggggtgggaggcagagctCGGCTCTCACCAGGGCACACAGatcagtgccaggctggggaaaTCATCACCCCAGCGCCGTCACACCAGTGCCAAAAGCAGGGAAGCGCTCCCCGAGGGACTGCCAACAGCCAGGAGGTAGCCAGAGTTCAGCAAGAACTATTGGCAGGACACGCCAGAACACGCACAGGACCATAAATCCTTCTGCTATGGGGCTACGAACCGGCCCGCGGCtctccagagccaggaggggaCTTTTCCGGGGGGAAAGGTTATCTCTTCGCTGGTTCTGGCTCTTTCTCTCACAACAACAGGGGCTGGCCGGGGTCCGACAGGATACGGGGGCTAAACAGACCTCCCGACCTCCACCGGGCTCCGAATTCCTGCGGTTTCGCTGGGGTGGACGGGAAGTAAACAGGCAGCCTTCCCACCGCGCGGCCACGGCTCCCTCCGTACCTGCCGGGAGAGCCCGGCCAGCCGTCCCGGGGGCCCGCGGGGCTGTCCGTGCTCAGGACAAAACCAGCGAACAAAGGCAGCGAGCGGCACGGTCAGCACAAAGCGGGGCTGGCCGGGGGGGCGGGCAGGGAGCCCCATGGCCGGGCAGCCCCTGGTACGGAGCCGGGCGGCTGCCCTGGAGATAGATAGGGGCTCAGGGAAGCCTCGTGCTGCACCCCCGACCCACagtccctgagcctcctccgTGCTCAACTCCGCTGGAGTCTCTCCATGGTTTCCGAGGGAGCTGCGTCCAAAACAGAGTTGTTTACTGTGCGCTCGGCAGGGGAGCGAGCCCCGTCCCGGGGCACAGAACTCACACTGCGACTCAGTTCTCACCCCAGCCCATTAACGATCCCTCTGGAACAGCCTTCCTGCTCGATAGATCCCAACTCCCTTTGAAACAGCCTTCCTGATCCATACATTCGGCGTTTGGAAACATCTATACCTCACACTGCCGCTGCTGCCGGGGTCAAACCGGGGCGGCGTGGGA
This region includes:
- the CDC42EP4 gene encoding cdc42 effector protein 4, whose protein sequence is MPILKQLVSNSAHSKRRSRADLTAEMISAPLGDFRHTMHVGRAGDAFGDTSFLTSKAGEPVPEAGEEPGASKPSLLSRRFRSSKRSQSVTRGDRRDMLGSLRDSALFVKNAVSLPQLNEKEVDRSAGQLPKSLSSSPVKKPEEMSPEEQQRPNGAAAGPLSPSLDERDFGDITELPVVVAKGGAGMKHAESIMSFHIDLGPSMLGDVLSIMDKDQWEQDEDPEAEESHEEEEEGDAALPGSPVVAVVTPPSQSPARGPRDSSPVSSCTSGPEERSPVPRPPSQRGGPPKRPDREFSFADEDDDEIRV